A window of Chitinophaga sp. MM2321 contains these coding sequences:
- the infC gene encoding translation initiation factor IF-3: MQQRPRPNFGGNNRGRNPNFRREQQQEHRTNRMIRVPEVRLVGENIEVGVYKTEDALRMAEEQGLDLVEISPNAVPPVCRIIDYNKFLYEKKKKEKEMKAKAHKSEVKEIRFTPNTDDHDFDFKAKHAENFLKDGNKVKTYVQFKGRAIMFKERGELILLKFAERLAEVGGLESMPTMEGKRMIAIFAPKAAKKKEKEPKEPREPKEPREPKEPREPREPRVAAESKPEDQA; the protein is encoded by the coding sequence ATGCAACAAAGACCCAGACCAAATTTTGGCGGTAATAATCGGGGCAGAAACCCGAATTTCCGCAGGGAACAACAACAAGAACATCGCACCAACAGGATGATACGCGTTCCTGAGGTTAGACTTGTAGGTGAAAACATTGAGGTAGGTGTCTACAAAACTGAGGATGCGCTGCGCATGGCTGAAGAACAAGGTTTAGACCTCGTTGAAATTTCTCCAAATGCAGTACCACCCGTTTGCCGTATCATCGACTACAACAAATTCCTCTACGAAAAGAAGAAGAAGGAAAAGGAAATGAAGGCAAAGGCGCATAAAAGCGAGGTGAAAGAAATCCGCTTTACGCCGAATACCGACGATCATGACTTCGACTTCAAAGCCAAACATGCTGAAAACTTCCTGAAAGACGGTAACAAGGTGAAAACCTATGTACAGTTTAAAGGTCGTGCTATCATGTTCAAGGAGCGTGGTGAATTAATCCTGTTGAAGTTTGCAGAAAGGTTAGCAGAAGTAGGTGGTCTGGAAAGTATGCCTACCATGGAAGGTAAGCGTATGATCGCCATCTTTGCGCCTAAAGCTGCGAAAAAGAAAGAGAAAGAACCTAAAGAACCAAGAGAACCTAAGGAACCCCGGGAACCAAAAGAACCCAGGGAACCAAGAGAACCGCGTGTTGCTGCTGAAAGCAAACCGGAAGATCAGGCCTGA
- a CDS encoding family 20 glycosylhydrolase, translated as MLIRFTTALFLSACITLPGLAQTQGNLDLIPRPTSVTATHGNFEINDRTRVFADPGFMPVAKLFADAARLPQPQSALLRISQAHSFVFRMADHTAIPDSAGYQLKITPDNVFITARTKTGAVNAMQSLLQLMLLQPDQSKLPGAEISDHPRFGYRGVHLDVSRNFFPASYIKRFIDLMALYKMNTFHWHLTDGAGWRLEIKKYPELTKQAAWRDHANWKDWWSKGRHYSTEGDPNAYGGYYTQQQAREIVAYAAQRGITVIPEIEMPGHSEEVLAVYPQLSCSGIPYKNSEFCLGNDSTFVFLENVLQEVMDIFPSTYIHVGGDEASKKAWKQCPKCQQRIRTEKLKDENELQSYAIRRMEKFLLAHKRKLLGWDEILEGGLAPEATVMSWRGESGGISAAKEGHDVVMTPGSYCYFDSYQADPATEPPAIGGYLPLEKVYSYEPVPKELSPVAAKHVIGAQANIWTEYIPSTDHLEYMVYPRLIALSEVVWSDTLHKNWDNFHQRIQSHYRLLQRLNVNYYRPSYNVTIHPQINQHKTTITFSTEQYQPEIRYTLDGSIPDKNAQLYKGAFQVTGSALLTAAIFKDSLLQGKPAVLPIDDHKAIGKNVIYNLPYNKSYPAQGTATLVNGYRGTLTYGDGQWQGFTGDMDVTVDMEQETVLNSLSITFMQLTGPGVYMPAFVEVLISSDGKNFKPVQQVKNDIPTTTSTLTFKDFKFNLNGQKARYVRVHAVNDQHGFMFTDEIIIQ; from the coding sequence ATGTTAATTCGTTTTACCACTGCCCTTTTTCTATCGGCATGTATTACATTGCCTGGCCTTGCCCAAACCCAAGGCAACCTGGATCTGATTCCACGGCCCACTTCCGTAACTGCTACCCACGGAAACTTTGAAATCAATGACCGGACCCGGGTATTTGCGGATCCTGGCTTTATGCCGGTAGCCAAACTTTTTGCCGATGCTGCCCGTTTGCCTCAACCACAATCGGCCCTGCTACGGATAAGCCAGGCCCACAGTTTTGTTTTCCGGATGGCTGATCATACCGCCATCCCGGACTCCGCTGGTTATCAGCTGAAGATCACACCAGACAATGTGTTTATCACTGCCCGTACAAAAACCGGCGCCGTAAATGCCATGCAGTCATTGTTACAACTGATGCTCCTGCAACCTGACCAATCGAAACTCCCTGGCGCTGAAATCAGCGACCATCCCCGTTTTGGATACAGAGGTGTACACCTGGATGTTTCCCGGAATTTCTTCCCGGCCAGTTATATCAAACGTTTTATTGACCTGATGGCATTATATAAGATGAATACTTTCCACTGGCATCTCACAGATGGCGCTGGATGGCGGCTGGAAATAAAAAAGTATCCCGAACTGACAAAACAGGCCGCATGGCGGGATCATGCCAACTGGAAAGACTGGTGGAGCAAAGGCCGTCACTATTCAACTGAAGGTGATCCCAACGCCTACGGCGGATATTATACCCAGCAACAGGCACGCGAAATAGTGGCTTATGCGGCACAACGCGGCATTACCGTCATCCCTGAAATAGAGATGCCCGGCCACTCGGAAGAAGTACTCGCCGTATACCCGCAACTCTCCTGCTCCGGTATCCCTTATAAAAACTCAGAGTTCTGCCTCGGCAACGATTCCACCTTTGTCTTCCTCGAGAATGTATTACAGGAGGTGATGGATATCTTCCCATCTACGTATATCCATGTAGGTGGTGATGAGGCCAGTAAGAAAGCCTGGAAACAATGCCCCAAATGCCAGCAACGTATCCGTACCGAAAAACTGAAAGATGAAAATGAGCTGCAAAGCTACGCCATCCGCAGGATGGAAAAATTCCTGTTGGCGCATAAACGAAAACTGCTGGGATGGGATGAAATCCTGGAAGGTGGCCTTGCACCGGAAGCTACCGTCATGTCATGGCGGGGTGAAAGCGGTGGCATCTCCGCAGCAAAAGAAGGCCATGATGTAGTGATGACGCCCGGTAGCTACTGTTACTTCGATAGCTATCAGGCCGATCCTGCCACAGAACCTCCCGCCATCGGCGGTTATCTTCCGCTGGAAAAAGTATACAGCTATGAACCTGTTCCAAAGGAACTGAGCCCTGTTGCTGCCAAACATGTAATCGGTGCACAGGCCAACATCTGGACGGAATACATCCCAAGCACAGATCACCTGGAATACATGGTATACCCGCGCCTGATCGCATTATCCGAAGTAGTATGGTCAGATACACTGCACAAAAACTGGGATAATTTCCACCAGCGGATCCAATCTCACTATCGCTTACTTCAACGGCTAAACGTAAATTATTATCGCCCTTCCTATAACGTTACGATCCATCCACAAATAAATCAGCACAAGACGACAATCACCTTCAGTACAGAGCAATACCAGCCGGAGATCCGCTATACACTGGACGGAAGCATCCCTGATAAAAATGCACAATTGTACAAGGGCGCCTTCCAGGTAACCGGTTCCGCCCTGCTGACAGCCGCGATCTTTAAAGACTCCCTGTTACAGGGAAAGCCGGCTGTACTACCTATTGATGATCATAAAGCCATCGGCAAAAATGTGATCTATAACCTGCCTTACAATAAAAGTTATCCCGCGCAGGGAACAGCTACACTTGTCAATGGTTACCGCGGAACGTTAACTTATGGAGATGGGCAGTGGCAGGGATTTACGGGAGATATGGATGTAACGGTAGACATGGAACAGGAAACCGTACTCAACAGTTTATCTATTACTTTTATGCAGTTGACAGGCCCCGGTGTTTATATGCCGGCATTTGTGGAGGTACTGATTTCATCAGATGGTAAAAACTTCAAACCGGTACAACAGGTAAAAAACGATATTCCCACTACTACGTCAACACTTACCTTTAAAGATTTCAAATTTAATCTGAACGGTCAAAAAGCCCGTTACGTAAGGGTTCACGCTGTAAACGATCAACATGGGTTTATGTTTACCGACGAAATAATTATCCAATGA
- the serA gene encoding phosphoglycerate dehydrogenase → MEQLKTTSYPKDKISILLLENISDAAVAEFTSAGYHVRKLTGALSEAELINEIKDVHLLGIRSKTHVTRKVLDAAKKLQGIGCFCIGTNQVDLKAATQHGVAVFNAPYSNTRSVAELVIGLSIILIRRIIDKNIAAHNGTWMKESTGSYELRGKTLGIIGYGNIGSQVSVLAEGMGMNVIYYDAETKLPLGNAVQYKSMEELFAQSDIVSMHVPSSKTTVNMITREVLSHAKQGSIFINYARGEVVDLEALKDILESGQLSGAAIDVFPVEPEKNGAAFSTPLQKLPNVILTPHIGGSTEEAQHNIGLDVSAKMLNFLEKGATFGSHTVPAISVPPTENTHRILHVHENVPGVLSAINTALSENKINILGQYLKTNDQIGYVVLDVDRQLSQEALTLLKGVKHTIKTRLLY, encoded by the coding sequence ATGGAGCAGCTAAAGACGACAAGTTATCCGAAAGACAAGATCAGCATTTTATTGTTGGAAAACATCAGTGACGCTGCCGTCGCAGAATTTACCTCGGCGGGTTATCATGTACGTAAATTAACCGGTGCATTGAGCGAAGCGGAGCTGATAAATGAAATCAAGGATGTACATCTGTTGGGTATCCGATCTAAAACACATGTCACGCGAAAAGTACTGGACGCCGCGAAGAAGCTCCAGGGTATTGGTTGTTTTTGTATAGGCACCAATCAGGTCGACCTGAAAGCTGCTACGCAGCATGGGGTGGCCGTTTTCAACGCTCCCTATTCCAACACCCGCTCGGTAGCGGAACTGGTAATCGGGTTGTCTATCATCCTCATCCGCCGTATTATTGATAAGAACATAGCCGCGCACAACGGTACATGGATGAAAGAATCCACCGGCAGTTATGAATTGAGAGGTAAAACGCTGGGTATTATCGGTTATGGTAATATCGGTAGCCAGGTAAGTGTGCTGGCAGAAGGTATGGGAATGAACGTTATCTATTATGATGCTGAAACCAAACTGCCACTGGGTAATGCGGTTCAGTACAAGTCAATGGAGGAGCTGTTCGCCCAATCTGATATCGTTTCAATGCATGTACCTTCCAGCAAAACTACGGTCAACATGATCACCCGGGAAGTGCTGTCACATGCCAAACAGGGATCCATCTTTATCAACTACGCACGTGGCGAAGTGGTAGACCTGGAAGCACTGAAAGACATCCTGGAAAGCGGTCAGTTATCCGGTGCAGCTATCGATGTATTCCCGGTAGAACCGGAAAAGAACGGCGCAGCTTTCAGCACACCGCTGCAAAAACTGCCTAACGTAATCCTGACACCGCATATCGGTGGAAGTACAGAGGAAGCGCAGCATAATATAGGTCTGGACGTCAGCGCCAAAATGCTGAACTTCCTGGAAAAAGGCGCCACCTTTGGCTCTCACACTGTTCCGGCGATCAGCGTACCACCCACTGAAAACACACATCGTATCCTCCACGTGCATGAAAACGTACCGGGTGTGCTGTCTGCCATTAACACCGCGCTGTCAGAGAATAAGATCAACATCCTTGGACAGTATCTTAAAACCAATGACCAGATCGGTTATGTAGTGCTGGATGTAGACAGACAGCTGTCACAGGAAGCACTGACACTGCTGAAAGGGGTGAAACATACCATCAAGACACGTTTATTGTATTAA
- a CDS encoding serine hydrolase domain-containing protein, translating into MKRLKAVSIILTITGIAIISSCQSNAARKEASKKKVTSDSTLYTLGLSDAQKNALLKSPRTQQLQRELDAFYNSKLIRSGFNGAILVAKKGVIIFEQYHGYENSKTKTPLIDSSSFQLASISKTFTGSAVMWLVQKEQLSLEDSIQKFFPEFPYKGINVRMLLSHRSGLPNYLYFCDSLWKDQSNFITNDEVIKLMVAHKPPIQHLPDTHFQYCNTNYLLLASIIEKVSGQKYADFMQQTFFKPLQMVNTFVYDPASTVRPHQTQSHKYNGQAEPDTYFDGVMGDKGIYSSARDMLKWDQALYSGQLLNEETLKAAFTPYSHEKPGIRNYGLGWRLMVYSDSTKNIIYHNGWWHGNNTVFYRFIQDSTTLIILGNKYNRGIYQAVKPVREILGHGDGEEAGEE; encoded by the coding sequence ATGAAGCGATTGAAAGCAGTAAGTATCATCTTAACTATAACAGGAATTGCCATTATCTCCAGCTGTCAGAGTAATGCTGCACGCAAGGAAGCCAGCAAAAAAAAGGTCACATCAGATAGTACCTTATATACGCTCGGGTTATCAGATGCACAAAAAAACGCCCTGTTAAAATCACCGCGCACCCAACAACTGCAACGTGAGCTGGATGCATTCTATAATAGCAAATTAATACGTAGTGGCTTCAATGGCGCTATACTGGTAGCAAAAAAAGGCGTGATCATCTTCGAGCAATATCATGGCTATGAAAATTCGAAGACCAAAACACCATTAATAGACAGCTCCTCTTTTCAATTGGCATCTATCTCCAAAACCTTTACAGGCTCCGCTGTGATGTGGTTAGTGCAAAAAGAACAACTCAGTCTGGAAGATTCCATACAAAAATTCTTTCCTGAATTTCCCTATAAAGGAATTAATGTACGCATGTTGCTGAGCCACCGTAGCGGCTTACCCAACTACCTGTATTTTTGCGACAGCTTATGGAAAGACCAGTCAAACTTTATCACCAACGATGAAGTTATTAAGTTGATGGTAGCACATAAGCCACCCATCCAGCACCTCCCCGACACGCACTTTCAATATTGCAATACCAATTATTTATTACTGGCATCGATCATAGAAAAGGTAAGCGGACAAAAGTATGCTGACTTCATGCAGCAAACATTTTTCAAGCCGTTGCAAATGGTGAATACGTTTGTGTATGACCCGGCATCTACCGTCAGGCCGCACCAGACACAGAGCCACAAGTACAATGGCCAGGCCGAACCCGATACCTATTTTGATGGTGTAATGGGCGACAAAGGCATTTACAGCTCCGCACGTGATATGCTCAAATGGGACCAGGCCCTGTATTCCGGTCAGCTGCTGAATGAAGAAACACTGAAAGCTGCTTTCACGCCTTACAGCCACGAAAAGCCCGGTATCCGCAACTATGGCCTGGGATGGCGCCTCATGGTGTATTCGGACAGCACTAAAAATATCATTTACCACAACGGATGGTGGCATGGCAATAATACCGTGTTCTATCGCTTTATACAGGATTCTACCACCCTCATTATTTTAGGAAACAAATATAACCGTGGCATTTACCAGGCCGTGAAACCCGTGCGTGAAATACTCGGACATGGTGATGGTGAAGAAGCAGGGGAAGAATAA
- a CDS encoding cation diffusion facilitator family transporter, which yields MLKKELRVILLSLIVSFILTIVKFVAYYMTHSVAILSDAMESIINVVAGGFACYSIYLAGRPKDANHPYGHGKVEFFSIGFEGAMIFFAGMLIMFKAVQYFISPRELLGMEKGLWLLGATTIANLLLGSYLLRSGKQLGSITISGNGQHIMTDVYSSLGLMIALGVIHFTGWNWLDPAVSVLMGILILTKGYQLMRRSISGLMDETDMKIVDKVITILSAHRCPNWIDIHNMRVQQYGNNYHIDCHITLPYYLLLNEAHDEMKRVEVLVNKGFEGSEVEFFIHMDPCIPSCCHYCLKEECQVRSHPFTGEITWTRDNVLPNRKHG from the coding sequence TTGCTGAAAAAAGAATTACGCGTCATCCTGTTGTCGCTCATTGTTAGTTTTATACTAACCATAGTCAAGTTTGTGGCCTACTACATGACCCATTCAGTAGCTATCCTGTCTGATGCTATGGAATCCATTATCAATGTAGTGGCCGGTGGTTTTGCTTGCTACAGCATCTACCTGGCTGGCAGACCCAAAGACGCCAACCACCCTTACGGACATGGGAAGGTAGAATTTTTCTCTATTGGATTTGAAGGTGCTATGATCTTTTTTGCAGGCATGCTGATCATGTTTAAAGCGGTACAGTATTTTATCAGTCCGCGTGAACTGCTTGGTATGGAAAAAGGTTTGTGGTTGCTGGGCGCTACTACTATCGCCAATCTACTGCTGGGATCATATCTGCTGCGCTCGGGTAAACAGCTGGGCTCCATTACTATCAGCGGTAACGGGCAGCATATCATGACGGATGTATACAGTAGCCTGGGACTGATGATAGCGTTGGGCGTGATCCACTTCACGGGCTGGAACTGGCTCGATCCGGCTGTTTCTGTGCTGATGGGTATCCTGATTCTGACAAAAGGCTACCAGTTGATGCGCCGTTCTATTTCCGGTTTGATGGACGAAACCGACATGAAAATAGTGGATAAGGTGATCACTATTTTATCTGCCCATCGTTGTCCTAACTGGATAGATATACATAATATGCGGGTACAGCAGTATGGAAATAATTATCATATCGATTGCCATATCACCCTGCCATATTACCTGTTGTTAAATGAAGCGCACGATGAAATGAAAAGGGTGGAGGTGCTTGTAAATAAAGGGTTTGAGGGAAGTGAAGTAGAATTTTTTATTCATATGGATCCCTGCATTCCTTCCTGTTGCCACTATTGTTTAAAAGAGGAATGCCAGGTGCGCAGTCACCCTTTTACGGGAGAGATCACCTGGACAAGAGACAACGTATTACCAAACAGAAAACATGGATAA
- a CDS encoding S41 family peptidase, giving the protein MHTNLFSAGAKAVFTGLMCAGLLMACHKDNNNKPTPGPDPIDTTTTSTAIPAKEAEDSLKYLMYQIMQVSYADGGRNSAAGLPTYYWYGQVPKLNPLDSKYANADSLLSQMKTYAINTTATPNAPYDRYSFLDRNGTLTNKLMNGVSAQNFAAATGDFGFDYGISVDQSGKAHLFVLYADKNSPAGLKGVTRGWEITSVNGNSNIQNTTAFLKSTYDAIFNSSSVTLGFKRTDNSTTTETLNTTSYNINPVLFDTVFTVKGENVGYFSMYTFSSVTNSDGQPTYTKTALDQTFDKFKTKGITSLIVDLRYNGGGAITTAEYLDAAIAPASAAGQVMYTYLYNDKLMQNLAATELTSLVNFPAGTGGLSLKNVFFITTGNTASASELTLNNLRPYLRDKLKLVGEKTYGKPVGFIDFNISIYDKAHKQQYLADLYAINFETVNKEGIGKYYNGIDVDAAAVDYVNVPWGNADDDNLQKIFSYLNTGAFARANARLSTAEAANLRTVVPNAKPMHGFNGMVDFKHRTRLK; this is encoded by the coding sequence ATGCATACAAATTTGTTTTCTGCGGGAGCCAAAGCAGTTTTCACGGGCCTGATGTGTGCCGGATTACTGATGGCGTGTCATAAGGATAATAATAATAAACCAACCCCTGGTCCTGATCCCATAGACACCACCACTACCAGCACGGCTATTCCCGCAAAGGAAGCAGAGGATTCCCTGAAATACCTCATGTACCAGATTATGCAGGTATCGTATGCTGATGGCGGAAGAAATTCAGCCGCAGGGTTACCCACCTATTACTGGTATGGACAGGTGCCGAAACTGAACCCACTGGACAGCAAATATGCCAATGCGGATAGCCTGTTATCGCAGATGAAAACATATGCTATCAACACAACGGCTACGCCTAACGCGCCTTACGACCGTTACAGCTTCCTGGACCGTAATGGTACACTCACCAATAAGCTGATGAATGGCGTATCTGCACAAAATTTTGCGGCTGCCACCGGCGACTTTGGTTTCGACTACGGCATTTCAGTGGACCAGTCAGGAAAAGCACACCTGTTTGTTTTGTATGCCGATAAAAACAGTCCAGCCGGATTAAAAGGGGTAACCCGCGGTTGGGAGATCACTTCTGTAAACGGCAACAGTAATATTCAAAATACCACGGCATTTTTAAAAAGTACTTACGATGCCATCTTTAATAGTTCCAGCGTAACACTCGGATTTAAAAGGACGGATAATAGTACTACGACCGAAACATTGAATACCACTTCCTATAATATTAACCCGGTATTGTTCGACACCGTATTTACGGTGAAAGGGGAGAACGTCGGTTATTTTTCCATGTACACTTTTTCCAGTGTTACTAATTCCGATGGTCAGCCTACTTATACCAAAACCGCGCTGGATCAAACGTTCGACAAGTTCAAAACAAAAGGGATCACCAGCCTGATCGTAGATCTGCGGTACAACGGCGGTGGTGCCATTACCACAGCGGAGTACCTGGATGCTGCCATTGCACCGGCGTCGGCTGCGGGACAGGTGATGTATACCTATCTCTACAATGATAAACTCATGCAGAACCTTGCTGCAACTGAGCTTACATCGTTGGTGAACTTTCCTGCCGGAACGGGTGGTCTGTCGCTCAAAAATGTATTCTTTATAACTACAGGAAATACGGCATCAGCCAGCGAGCTTACCCTCAATAACCTCAGACCTTATCTGAGAGATAAATTGAAGCTGGTAGGAGAAAAAACGTATGGTAAACCGGTAGGATTTATCGATTTTAATATTTCCATTTACGATAAAGCGCATAAGCAGCAATACCTGGCAGATCTGTATGCGATTAATTTCGAAACAGTAAATAAAGAAGGCATCGGAAAATATTACAATGGAATTGATGTGGATGCAGCTGCCGTTGATTATGTAAATGTACCCTGGGGCAATGCTGATGATGACAACCTGCAAAAAATATTCTCTTATCTGAACACTGGAGCATTTGCCCGTGCGAATGCGCGCCTGTCTACTGCTGAAGCGGCCAACCTGCGTACGGTAGTACCTAATGCCAAACCAATGCATGGATTCAATGGTATGGTGGATTTCAAACACAGGACCAGGCTTAAATGA